Proteins co-encoded in one Ponticoccus alexandrii genomic window:
- a CDS encoding fumarylacetoacetate hydrolase family protein produces MSFVFEPAPVASVAVAGSEDRLPVRRIFCVGRNYAAHAREMGKDPDREPPFFFTKPADAVVDHGATLAYPPLTEDLHYEAELVVVIGTGGRDIAEAQALDHVWGYAAGNDLTRRDLQAEAKQMGRPWDFAKGFDRSAVIGPVHPVSAVGHLTEGAIRLSVNGSRKQDGDLKEMIWSVPEVVAFLSRSVEIRPGDLIMTGTPAGVGALVPGDVCTVSIEGLPALTVTIGARM; encoded by the coding sequence ATGAGTTTCGTTTTTGAACCGGCCCCGGTGGCCTCTGTGGCGGTGGCGGGCAGCGAGGATCGCCTGCCGGTGCGCCGGATCTTCTGCGTGGGGCGCAACTACGCCGCCCATGCGCGCGAGATGGGCAAGGACCCGGACCGCGAGCCGCCCTTCTTCTTCACCAAGCCCGCTGACGCCGTGGTGGATCACGGGGCGACGCTGGCCTATCCGCCGCTGACCGAGGATCTGCACTACGAGGCGGAGCTTGTCGTGGTGATCGGCACGGGCGGACGCGACATCGCCGAGGCGCAGGCGCTGGACCACGTCTGGGGCTATGCCGCGGGCAACGACCTGACGCGCCGCGACCTGCAGGCCGAGGCGAAACAGATGGGCCGCCCCTGGGATTTCGCCAAGGGCTTCGACCGCTCGGCGGTGATCGGGCCGGTGCATCCGGTCTCCGCCGTGGGGCATCTGACAGAGGGGGCAATCCGCCTGTCGGTGAACGGCTCTCGCAAGCAGGACGGCGACCTGAAGGAGATGATCTGGTCGGTGCCAGAGGTGGTGGCCTTCCTGTCGCGCTCGGTCGAGATCCGGCCCGGCGACCTGATCATGACAGGCACGCCCGCCGGAGTCGGCGCGCTGGTGCCGGGGGATGTTTGCACGGTCTCCATCGAAGGCTTGCCAGCTCTGACGGTGACCATCGGGGCACGCATGTAA